In the Raphanus sativus cultivar WK10039 unplaced genomic scaffold, ASM80110v3 Scaffold3217, whole genome shotgun sequence genome, CAGAACTCATACttctttaattatatatatattatttttgatataagCTCTGATACTGTGTAGGATGAAAATATTGAACTGTGCCGGTTCTCTAAAGATGGAACAAAACCGTTTCTGTTCTGTGCTGCTCAGAGAGGTATATATTACAAGAATTGGTCACTAGTGTTTTTGagttaaaattcagaaaatataacaagtaaaaaagattaaacaattggaAAAACAGGTGATGTTCCTGTGGTAAATGTTTATGACATTAGTACATGGAAGAAGCTTGGGTTCAAGAAGCTGTCAAGGAAGAGTGCATCCACAATGGCAGTCAGCTTGGATGGCAAATATATTGCTTTGTGAGTGTGTTTCTTCATCCTTTGATGATTTGTTCAGGCTTTTGATTGTACAAAGGTTATAAcctcattttattttgaagggGTGGCAAAGATGGGGATATATCTGTTGCTGAAGTGAAGACAATGGAGATATACCACTACAGTAAGAGGTTACACCTTGGTCAAACCATTGCTTCACTTGAGTTCTGCCCTAGTGAAAGGTACTAGTGATATATCAAAACCCCTTACGTCTCCTTATTGGGAGCATTGTTTGTAATGTTTATCAATCTACTTGTGGCTTAGGGTAATACTGACAACATCAAGCGAATGGGGTGAGATGGTGACCAAGCTCACTGTACCAAAGGAGTGGAAAGGTTTGCTTACTGCTCATCTCTCTCACTCTCTGCAAaacatatacaatttttttttttcatctctcTCTGACCCATATCTTTGTATGTTTGATGGAGCAGAGTGGCAAATATATGCACTGTTGTTTTGCCTGTTCATGGGGTCAGTGATACTTGCATACGTGTTCTTTGAGAACTCGGATTCGTTCTGGAAGCTACCAATGGGGAAAGATCAAAGAAGACCAAAGATTAGTCTATTTGGAGATTCATCCACGCCTAGTGAGGATCGTAATAGGTGGAACTTGGACCTGTAGAGAGAaagatattttatgtaaatCCACAAAacttttttctgttttcttttcatgttttttccTTTCCTCGCTTTCATTATTCTAATTGTTAATCATTTTTCTGTATTCTGATTTTGTCTGTCAAGTTAAATTCCTTTTGCTGTGTTTGGCTTCTTGAATAGACTTTGACATACACTTCTGGTTGACTTAATTGTTTCGAATCTCATCTggtaaaaagtttttaaatattacagGGTGGTCTATTGCAAGTTAGTTGggaatttcatatatatgagCTTCATATCCCTTGATAGATCCTTCTCTATTCATGCAAGACTGTGAGCCAAATACTTATTATCTTTATTACTAGACGTGAAATACAATTAAGCCAACTATCAATAAACTGAAACTTTTAAAGACAAAACGTATTCATGTCAAAACATTCATCAATTCATATTACAGACTCAGAAACAACTAAAAATTACTTGAGATAAACCCAACAAGGTGTTGTAAGATCAAACACAACTGCACTAAAACCCTAATCTTGATAATTACAATTCTGAGAAGGCACTACTAGACACACACCTACCTAATCGCATCAAGTAAAGAAGTTATCACAGAGAAAAAGGAAGAGCTCCTCTGTCAGACTGTCACATGGGAAGGGGAACAAGGGCAAAACAGAGGACTCCTTGGCACCTAAAAGACCAAAGACTAATGTTGTCTCCATCTTTCAATCCATTGGCCTTCACAACATCATTCCACCCACAAACCAATGCGTAGTTCCAAGAACCGTTCATCTCCCATCTCTTGAGAAACACACCCCACTTTTTAACGCCTTGATCAACAAGAAGCGCTCCCAAACCCATCTTTTCTTTGTTATTGATGTCTTCCTCGATGATTCTTGACTCAACGGCTGTCAAGAAGTCGTCTCGGATCAGTTTGTTGAAAGGGATCGAGAGACGGCTCTGGCTTGGTTTGACATCTGTTTCAAACAGAGTCTTCTCAAAGATCAGCTTTGCGTCTTGCGCTCCTCCTTTCATGCTCCTCATCAGCTGCACCATCCAATCCGGCGTATCTTTCCCTTCCCATGAGAATAAAGGTGACACCTTTGCTTTCTTGAAACTACGCTTACCTTCTTGCACCGCACGTCTCTTGCGGCTTGTGTTCTCTGTTAAGCACGAAGACGAAGACGATCGGGATCTAGGGTTTTGTGggtttgttgtctccgtttcatCTGTCTCAACCATGTTGCGACTGACga is a window encoding:
- the LOC108836962 gene encoding B3 domain-containing protein At3g25182; this encodes MSMYYGDLTETWSSFSLLVDNAVLLYEQEHKQTSEKKKTVSWKEEDEQRMKRIFDHFPRRPRRSWLKKPLQNLNGASTSSSSSSLVSRNMVETDETETTNPQNPRSRSSSSSCLTENTSRKRRAVQEGKRSFKKAKVSPLFSWEGKDTPDWMVQLMRSMKGGAQDAKLIFEKTLFETDVKPSQSRLSIPFNKLIRDDFLTAVESRIIEEDINNKEKMGLGALLVDQGVKKWGVFLKRWEMNGSWNYALVCGWNDVVKANGLKDGDNISLWSFRCQGVLCFALVPLPM